TTATCTGTACTAAATAGAGGATATGCTTTTATACAAAATAAAGAAGGAAAAGTGATAAAATCAGTAGAAGAAATAGAGAAGCAAGAAGTATTGGAATTAAAACTAAGAGATGGTAAGATTGGTGTAACTGTTAATGATATTATTGAGAAGGAAGGAAATCAGTAATGGATAACAATATTTTAGAACTTTCATTTGAAGAAGCTATTTCAAAATTAGAAAACATAGTAAAAGATCTAGAAAAAGGGGATTTGACTTTAGATGAATCATTAGAAGAATTTCAAGAAGGAATACAACTTTATAGACATTGCAATGAAATTTTAAATAAAACAGAAGGAAAAATAAAAGTCATTTTGGAAGATAATGCAAAAGATATAACTGAATTAGACTATGATAATATTGACTTTTAGGAGGTACTTATGGATTTACTAAAAGAGATAAATAAATATAAAAAAATAATAGAAAAAAAATTAGAAGAAGTACTACCTAAAGAGGACTGTATGCAAGGAAAGTTATGTGAAGCAATGAGATATAGTATATTTGCTGGAGGAAAGCGAATAAGACCTATATTAAATTTAAAAACATATGAGTTAATAAGTGGTGAGGGCTATGAGAAAGCTCTACCCCTTGCAGCTGGAATAGAAATGATTCATACATATTCTCTTATACATGATGATCTTCCTGCTATGGACAATGATGATTATAGAAGAGGGAAGTTAACTAATCATAAAATTTATGGAGAAGCAATGGCTATTTTAGCTGGAGATGCTCTTTTGAACCTATCTTATGAAACAATGGTAAGTTCCATTTTAGAAGATACTAGAAATAGCTTACTATACGCTAAAGCGGTTAAAGAAATAGGAAGTGCTTCTGGTATTTATGGAATGATAGGCGGACAATCTGTAGATATGATGTCTTCTAATAATATTACGGATAAAGAAAAATTAAATTTTATACATAATAATAAAACTACGGCACTAATCGAAGCGTCAATCGTTTCTGGAGGAATGTTAGCTAATGGAACAGAAGAAGAGATATACGCTTTAAGGCAGTATGGAAAAGCAATAGGTCTATGCTTCCAAATAAGAGATGATATATTGGATAAAATAGGAGATAAAAATAAAATAGGAAAAAAGGTAGGAAGTGATGAGTCAAATAATAAGCTTACATATATAACCCTTTATGGAATAGAAAAATCTATAGAAAAAACTAAAGAGTTATATAATAAAGCGATTGATTCATTGAAAGTATTTAAAGGAAAGAATACATTATTTTTAGAAAACTTAGCTGATTACTTAGTATATAGAGAAAATTAGAATTAAAATTAATTTATAAAATGTTTTAAAGAGTGAAACAATAAATCTAATTTTATGGGATATAATATATAATACAAATATTAAGGAATTTGAACTACATTAGTTAATATGCTATAATTAAATTTACTTAGTCTAGAGTGGTGCAGTATTCTAGTCAGTCAAACTAATTTTGAAGGCGGGGCTAAAAATCCGTCATATGGCACATCGATGAAGTCCCTGGTTTCGGCTTCTGACGCCCCGTCGGGGGTCGTTTCTGGGAGTAAGGAGGATGGGGCGATCTGCAAGGGCATGCAGGCGTTGACCCTACCTTCGTGGAGACTCGAATATTAATATAATGTTTGAGATAAACCTACAATAGTAGTTACAGCTACTTGTAGTGTAGCCTGCCTTGCGTGAAATAGGCGGAACACAGGTGTAGCTTTGAAACCTATGGGCCCATAGAATGATAAGCTTTGCTGTGGAAACCTATTTTGCAAAAGAGGCTAGAAATTAGTGTAGCTGCAGAGGAAATCTCCTAGACTGTTCTAAATGAGGTATATTTAGGGATTACAGTGCGGACTAAGTGGTAATCTAGCTCTATTTTTGGCGACAGAGTAGAGGTAGGATTAAAGGGAAACCGCTGATTTGGCGACAAACAGTTCTTACCTGGGAAATCCTGCTAGACCTCAAGCCGTAAAATTTACCTAATATACTACCACTCATGCTGATAGCTTTTGCTATCAGCTTTATTTCTATGTTTACATGTGGAGGATATATATTGAATAAAGATAAAAAAAGTTTAATAGATTTAGATATTTTTAAAAAATATAATGTAAAATGGATACTTTCAATAAGTATTTGGACTTTCGCATTAGCTATAGGCGTAAGCTTGATATCAGAAAATATACTAAGAAATCTTGACATATTAATGGCTGTCATAAGTTTAATAGGTATTATTATAATTGGGGTTGTTTTTGATATAATAGGAATATCGGTTGCTGTATCTGATGAAAAGATATTTCATTCTATGGCTGCTAATAATATTAAAGAAGCAAAATATGCAATAAAATTAGTGAGAAATGCAGGGCAAGTATCAAACTTTTGCAATGATGTAATAGGAGATATTTGTGGAATAATAAGTGGATCAGCAGGTGCTATTATAGTTTTAAGATTGATAAATCAATATGGATTTAAAGAAGGTACTTTTGTAAGTATAGTAATGACAGGAATAATAGCTTCTTTAACTGTTGGAGGAAAAGCCATAGGTAAAGAAATTGCTATATATAATTCTGAAAAAATAATATTTAGAGTATCTAAAATTTTCATGTTTTTACATACTAAATTAGGAATCAGAGTTCTTCCTAGTTTAAAAAAGAAAAAGAAAAAGTGAGGATGAATAGAGTGAAGAACTTACTTTCAAATTATGTTGGACTAGAAGAAATAAAAAATATGGATACTAAAGAATTAACTTTTTTAGCTGAAGATATAAGAAAGTTTATA
The nucleotide sequence above comes from Gottschalkia purinilytica. Encoded proteins:
- a CDS encoding polyprenyl synthetase family protein — encoded protein: MDLLKEINKYKKIIEKKLEEVLPKEDCMQGKLCEAMRYSIFAGGKRIRPILNLKTYELISGEGYEKALPLAAGIEMIHTYSLIHDDLPAMDNDDYRRGKLTNHKIYGEAMAILAGDALLNLSYETMVSSILEDTRNSLLYAKAVKEIGSASGIYGMIGGQSVDMMSSNNITDKEKLNFIHNNKTTALIEASIVSGGMLANGTEEEIYALRQYGKAIGLCFQIRDDILDKIGDKNKIGKKVGSDESNNKLTYITLYGIEKSIEKTKELYNKAIDSLKVFKGKNTLFLENLADYLVYREN
- the xseB gene encoding exodeoxyribonuclease VII small subunit, which codes for MDNNILELSFEEAISKLENIVKDLEKGDLTLDESLEEFQEGIQLYRHCNEILNKTEGKIKVILEDNAKDITELDYDNIDF